The following proteins are encoded in a genomic region of Corylus avellana chromosome ca4, CavTom2PMs-1.0:
- the LOC132177989 gene encoding nicotinamidase 1-like, whose protein sequence is MKMASPTIDLLKSEIPFEQEKMVLSGDVVSGLVLVDIVNGFCTVGAGNLAPRELDIQISGMINESERLARLFCEKKWPIMAFLDSHDLHRPEEPYPLHCSKDTDESNLVPALQWLENEANVTIRRKDCFDAYLGSIENDGSNVFVNWVKKNQIKSILVVGICTDICVMDFVSSTLSARNRGFLTPLQHVVVYSRGCATFDVPRNIIGALAHPQEFMHHVGLCMMKERGAKIASEVSFDAKSQGA, encoded by the exons ATGAAAATGGCGTCTCCGACAATTGATCTTTTGAAGAGTGAGATTCCATTTGAGCAGGAGAAAATGGTTCTGTCTGGAGATGTTGTGTCTGGTCTTGTTCTTGTGGACATCGTCAATGGTTTCTGCACTGTTGGTGCTGGAAATCTG gcTCCAAGAGAGCTCGATATCCAGATTTCAGGAATGATTAATGAATCAGAAAGGCTAGCAAGATTGTTCTGTGAGAAGAAATGGCCTATTATGGCATTTCTTGATTCTCATGATCTTCACAGGCCTGAGGAACCATATCCTCTTCATTGTAGTAAGGACACCGATGAGTCCAATTTAGTTCCTG CTCTTCAATGGTTAGAGAATGAAGCAAATGTAACAATCAGGCGCAAAGACTGCTTTGATGCATACTTAGGTTCAATTGAGAATGATGGTTCAAATGTTTTTGTGAACTGGGTGAAGAAGAATCAGATCAAATCT ATATTAGTTGTCGGGATATGCACAGATATATGTGTGATGGACTTCGTTTCCTCAACATTATCGGCAAGAAACCGTGGTTTTCTCACCCCTCTACAGCATGTCGTGGTGTATTCCCGTGGATGCGCTACATTTGATGTTCCCAGAAACATCATAGGAGCTTTAGCTCATCCTCAG GAGTTCATGCATCATGTTGGCCTGTGCATGATGAAAGAAAGGGGAGCAAAAATAGCAAGTGAAGTGTCATTTGATGCCAAAAGCCAGGGTGCTTAG